From the genome of Herpetosiphonaceae bacterium:
GGTATCACGGGCGTGATCGCGGGCAACCCGCCGATTGCCAGCAGCAGCGCCACCGTCGAGGTTCCGGCGCAGCAGGCGGGCACCTATCCTTATATCTGCACCGTGCCCGGTCACTATGCCGCCGGCATGAAGGGCACTTTAACACTAGAGCCGTAACCAGGACACGGCCATTCGCTATTCGTAGCGACAATCGTCTATCAGGGAGCATATCGAGATGAATACACGCATATTCTTAGGCGGAACCAGCCTCTTCGTCGCGCTGGCGCTTACCGCGTGCGGTGGTGGCGAAACCAGCGGCGGCACTGGCGCTACCGGCGGCGCTGGCACGTCCTTATCAGTCGCAGCCGATGCGGCTCAGTTGAAGTTCCAGCAGGAGACGCTGAACGCAACCGCCGGGCAGCCAATCACCGTCAACTTTAACAACCCGTCGGCTACACAGCACAACTGGGTGCTGGTGCAGCCAGGGCAGGAAGATGCCGTCGCGCAGGCCACTGCGCCAAAGAACGGCGATCCGACTGGTGTCGCGGGCGTGATCGCCGGGGGTAAGCCGATTGCCAGCACCCAGGAGGCGATCAACGTGCCCGCGCAGCAGGCGGGCACCTATCCCTACATCTGCACCGTGCCCGGCCACTATGCCGCCGGCATGAAGGGCACGCTCACTGTCAATTAGCCCGTAGCACAAAACAAACACCGAACTGGCCCAGCCTCACGTGTGAGCGCTGGGCCTTTCCATCAACGGAGAAAGCAGAGAAGGAGAGGCCACGATGAAAGGAAGAA
Proteins encoded in this window:
- a CDS encoding plastocyanin/azurin family copper-binding protein, with translation MNTRIFLGGTSLFVALALTACGGGETSGGTGATGGAGTSLSVAADAAQLKFQQETLNATAGQPITVNFNNPSATQHNWVLVQPGQEDAVAQATAPKNGDPTGVAGVIAGGKPIASTQEAINVPAQQAGTYPYICTVPGHYAAGMKGTLTVN